In Fusarium falciforme chromosome 10, complete sequence, a single genomic region encodes these proteins:
- a CDS encoding Protein BTN, translating to MSGVSPSSSGLLPMPGSPSSSWAVYKAKIAAMLGHRDMKVIVAFWLFGLINNVLYVIILSAAQDLVGSLPKGVVLLADVLPSFLTKLVAPYFIHRISYHIRILIFIALSAVGMLMVALTPRTQSVAIKLVGVVLASISAGGGELSFLGLTHFYGPISLAGWGSGTGAAGLVGAGLYVVFTDWWGLSVRDSLLISACFPAIMFISFFVILPLGPLKEGTRRKGYDALPERDLEDEDVDNMDQGTAASALLAPGPSVASTAFSTNNTPETLTLKDRLKKAKGLFIPYMFPLLLVYVAEYTINQGVAPTLLFPLDESPFDEFRGFYPFYGFLYQLGVFISRSSTPFIRIHHLYLPSLLQVANLILLTLHAMYFFLPSVYIVFIVIFWEGLLGGGVYVNCFAEIMENVPPEEREFSLGATTVSDSGGISIAGIISIIMETRLCDYQVAHGRDWCRRIHAQGS from the exons atgtCGGGCGTGTCACCTTCGTCTTCGGGGCTGCTCCCCATGCCAGGCTCGCCTTCGTCTTCATGGGCCGTCTACAAGGCAAAAATCGCGGCTATGCTAGGACATAGGGATATGAAGGTGATCGTGGCCTTTTGGCTGTTTG gcctcatcaacaacgtCCTCTATGTCATCATCTTATCCGCCGCTCAAGATCTCGTCGGTTCGCTTCCGAAAGGCGTCGTTCTCCTCGCCGATGTACTGCCCTCGTTCCTCACGAAGCTCGTCGCGCCATACTTCATCCACCGCATCTCGTACCACATCCGCATCCTCATATTCATCGCTCTGTCCGCGGTCGGCATGCTCATGGTCGCCCTGACTCCCCGAACACAATCCGTCGCCATCAAGCTTGTTGGAGTCGTTCTCGCGAGTATAAGCGCTGGAGGCGGCGAGCTGAGCTTCCTGGGGCTTACACACTTTTACGGACCGATCAGCCTTGCCGGCTGGGGATCTGGTACAGGTGCTGCGGGCTTGGTTGGCGCGGGGCTCTATGTGGTGTTCACGGACTGGTGGGGTCTGAGCGTCAGAGACAGTCTGCTCATCTCGGCGTGCTTCCCCGCGATCATGTTCATCAgcttcttcgtcatcctGCCGCTAGGACCGTTAAAGGAGGGAACCAGGCGGAAAGGATACGATGCCCTTCCCGAGCGAGActtggaggatgaagacgtgGACAACATGGACCAGGGAACTGCCGCGTCTGCTCTCCTCGCTCCAGGGCCGTCTGTTGCATCGACGGCGTTCTCTACCAACAACACACCAGAGACACTCACTCTCAAGGAcaggttgaagaaggcgaagGGACTATTCATCCCATACATGTTCCCGTTGCTACTTGTGTACGTGGCAGAGTACACCATCAACCAAGGAGTGGCGCCGACTCTGCTTTTCCCTCTAGACGAGTCTCCCTTCGACGAGTTTCGCGGCTTCTACCCGTTCTACGGGTTCCTCTACCAGCTCGGCGTCTTTATTTCGCGTTCCTCGACACCTTTTATCCGCATCCATCACCTCTACCTCCCGTCGTTGTTGCAGGTCGCCAACCTTATCCTTCTCACCCTGCATGCGATGTACTTCTTTCTTCCCTCGGTGTACATCGTGTTTATCGTCATCTTTTGGGAGGGTCTGCTGGGTGGAGGCGTGTACGTCAACTGCTTTGCCGAGATCATGGAAAACGTCCCACCGGAGGAACGCGAGTTCAGCTTGGGAGCGACAACCGTCAGCGATAGCGGGGGTATCTCCATTGCAGGCATTatcagcatcatcatggagACCAGATTATGCGATTACCAGGTGGCGCATGGTAGGGATTGGTGTCGGCGGATCCATGCTCAGGGGAGTTAG
- a CDS encoding Nucleotid-trans domain-containing protein, which yields MFGQVRTNRSTALMAATIIFLVAFVGLAYNHLDKWEPPADVTDTDTVVEEPHGAFSKPDRPSNASTELGDYYLKYIMRPSVGPTTPVYSSFGAFPFELPADPKWTELIGEDLCIIDLDNRPFNEPGQIFSPDLMSWDRGSEVHGLSAGVLNHWVYSKIHGYKYYYVDITDPFEDRRNSWKKPPILTKILKKHKACIFLDSDAIFNRLDLPFEWLMNYWQLHPDTNSMALAADPNAKNNQDKFGKVYLNTGFIILQNNEKTFEILKEWEDCPNEGGKHPECVDFRKNRPGKPTDQGGFGTYIRYDYPKDIKELKCTEANGFPESRSGCDGKFIKHLWTGKKDHIKVAIGQQLPGVLLETFHRQFMDEKKDFFVSERDLMGAPDAE from the exons ATGTTCGGACAAGTGCGTACAAATCGGTCGACGGCCTTAATGGCcgccaccatcatcttcctcgtgGCTTTTGTTGGTCTTGCCTACAACCACCTGGATAAGTGGGAGCCTCCCGCTGATGT CACCGATACCGACACCGTCGTTGAGGAGCCTCATGGCGCTTTCTCCAAGCCCGATCGCCCTTCCAACGCTTCAACCGAGCTGGGCGATTACTACCTGAAGTACATCATGAGGCCCTCGGTCGGCCCTACTACCCCCGTGTACTCGTCCTTTGGCGCGTTCCCCTTCGAGCTGCCCGCCGACCCCAAGTGGACTGAGCTCATTGGCGAGGACTTGTGCATCATTGATCTCGACAACCGACCTTTCAACGAGCCCGGCCAGATCTTCTCCCCTGATTTGATGAGCTGGGACCGCGGCTCCGAGGTTCACGGTCTGTCCGCCGGTGTCTTGAACCACTGGGTTTACT CCAAGATCCACGGTTACAAGTACTACTACGTCGACATCACCGATCCCTTTGAGGACCGCCGCAACTCGTGGAAGAAGCCCCCGATCCTGaccaagatcctcaagaagcacaagGCCTGCATTTTCCTCGACTCCGATGCCATTTTCAACCGCCTCGACCTCCCCTTCGAGTGGCTCATGAACTACTGGCAGCTTCACCCCGACACCAACTCGATGGCTCTCGCTGCCGATCCTAACGCCAAGAACAACCAGGATAAGTTTGGAAAGGTTTATCTCAACACTGGTTTCATCATTCTCCAGAACAACGAGAAGACGTTTGAGATCTTGAAGGAGTGGGAGGACTGCCCCAACGAGGGCGGCAAGCATCCCGAGTGTGTCGATTTCCGAAAGAACCGCCCCGGCAAGCCTACCGACCAGGGCGGCTTCGGTACCTACATCCGCTACGATTACCCCAAGGACATCAAGGAGCTTAAGTGCACTGAGGCCAACGGCTTCCCCGAGAGCCGTTCGGGATGCGATGGCAAGTTCATCAAGCATCTCTGGACCGGAAAGAAGGACCACATCAAGGTGGCCATCGGCCAGCAGCTCCCTGGCGTGCTGCTCGAGACTTTCCACCGACAGTTTatggacgagaagaaggatttCTTCGTGTCCGAGAGGGACCTGATGGGTGCACCTGACGCCGAATGA